One window of Elaeis guineensis isolate ETL-2024a chromosome 11, EG11, whole genome shotgun sequence genomic DNA carries:
- the LOC105054513 gene encoding LOW QUALITY PROTEIN: large ribosomal subunit protein uL11 (The sequence of the model RefSeq protein was modified relative to this genomic sequence to represent the inferred CDS: inserted 1 base in 1 codon), whose translation MPPKFDPSQVVDVYVRVTGGEVGAASSLAPKIGPLGLSPKKVGEDIAKETAKEWKGLRVTVKLTVQNRQAKVSVVPSAAALVIKALKEPERDRKKTKNIKHNGSISVDDVIEIARVMRPRSMAKDLAGTVXEILGTCVSVGCTVDGKDPKDIQQEITDGDVEIPSD comes from the exons ATGCCGCCCAAGTTTGATCCCTCCCAGGTCGTCGACGTTTACGTCCGCGTGACCGGCGGCGAGGTAGGGGCGGCGAGCTCCCTGGCCCCGAAGATCGGTCCCCTGGGTCTCTCCCCCAAGAAGGTCGGAGAGGATATCGCCAAGGAGACGGCAAAGGAGTGGAAGGGCCTCCGCGTCACCGTCAAGCTCACCGTCCAGAACCGCCAGGCCAAGGTGTCGGTGGTGCCCTCCGCCGCCGCCCTGGTGATCAAGGCTCTCAAGGAGCCGGAGCGCGACCGCAAGAAAACCAAGAACATCAAGCACAACGGCAGCATCTCCGTCGATGACGTCATCGAGATCGCCCGCGTGATGCGCCCGAGATCCATGGCGAAGGATCTCGCCGGCACCG TGGAGATCCTCGGCACCTGCGTCTCCGTTGGCTGTACCGTCGACGGCAAGGACCCCAAGGACATCCAGCAGGAGATCACCGACGGCGACGTCGAGATCCCCTCCGACTGA